A window of Ranitomeya variabilis isolate aRanVar5 chromosome 2, aRanVar5.hap1, whole genome shotgun sequence contains these coding sequences:
- the VGLL1 gene encoding transcription cofactor vestigial-like protein 1: MEDLRKSPGEYRAKDQPVKTTEMGSRCVVFTYYQGDINSVVDEHFSRALRNTKDPQDLSTKSRNEDFLQKNTNTMMMDEFSWPKPYQASPSVRMTSPVLSTLTSPPEHYSSAVYQQHQQHQSQPSDLWHFHHFGPPSHVNSVYHHPSVSEYQMVPGPDGKCSSFLNLLQPDRYSGPLQESISKPDHLTSAAAGSSIPENLNQRTNSQTGLHPQDRRKEYFHGQERRKDLYFY; encoded by the exons ATGGAGGATCTGAGGAAGAGCCCAGGTGAATATAGGGCCAAAGACCAACCCGTGAAGACAACAGAGATGGGCTCTCGTTGCGTGGTTTTTACTTATTACCAGGGGGACATTAACAGTGTTGTAGATGAGCACTTTTCTAGAGCATTAAGGAATACAAAGGACCCTCAGGATTTAAGCACAAAAAGCAGAAATGAGGACTTTCTACAGAAGAACA CAAATACCATGATGATGGATGAATTCAGCTGGCCAAAACCTTACCAAGCCAGCCCATCTGTTCGGATGACATCTCCTGTGCTATCGACTCTTACCTCTCCACCGGAGCATTACTCATCAGCCGTTTACCAGCAGCATCAACAGCACCAAAGTCAGCCTTCAGATTTATGGCATTTCCACCACTTTGGACCTCCAAGCCATGTTAATTCTGTGTATCATCACCCCTCCGTCTCAGAGTATCAAATGGTACCAGGTCCTGATGGAAAATGTAGTTCATTTCTCAATCTCCTACAACCAGATAGATATTCGGGCCCCTTACAGGAGTCAATTTCAAAGCCAGATCACCTCACATCAGCAGCTGCGGGGTCTTCCATACCCGAAAACCTCAATCAGAGAACAAACTCACAGACAG GTCTTCATCCACAGGATAGAAGAAAAGAATATTTTCATGGacaagaaagaaggaaggatttaTACTTTTATTAG